The Deltaproteobacteria bacterium genome includes a window with the following:
- a CDS encoding cyclic nucleotide-binding domain-containing protein, whose translation MKEPPEQVHQALSRNFLFADLNDDEITVLANEVWLERIPAHSTIVRENDDADALYLVVEGGVNVTKKDGRFLAYLGHDGFFGEMAIFTEGAKRSATCTTSLDTTFAVIRKESFEQYCENNAASAIKIYRAIIRTMAERLQATSADLAALMATQIKAQSSIDSIVEKARKKKQEKAL comes from the coding sequence ATGAAAGAACCGCCCGAACAGGTGCATCAAGCTTTAAGCCGTAATTTTTTATTTGCTGATCTTAACGATGACGAAATAACCGTCTTAGCTAATGAAGTATGGCTTGAACGCATACCCGCACATTCAACTATTGTCCGAGAAAATGATGACGCCGACGCCCTTTATTTAGTTGTTGAAGGCGGAGTGAATGTCACTAAAAAAGATGGACGTTTTTTAGCTTATCTAGGGCATGATGGTTTCTTTGGTGAAATGGCGATTTTTACTGAAGGTGCCAAACGTTCTGCTACCTGTACGACTAGCTTGGATACGACATTTGCAGTTATTCGCAAAGAATCCTTTGAACAGTATTGTGAAAATAATGCAGCAAGCGCAATTAAAATCTACCGCGCCATTATTCGCACTATGGCTGAGCGTCTGCAGGCTACCAGTGCTGATTTAGCGGCTTTAATGGCAACACAAATAAAAGCACAATCAAGTATTGATTCTATTGTAGAAAAAGCGCGCAAAAAGAAACAAGAAAAGGCTTTATAA
- a CDS encoding DUF2721 domain-containing protein — protein sequence MELSLQIPLLLFPAVSLLYLSYNGRFLALAQLIRSLHKEYETDGRASTREQIASLRQRLRFIVYMQIFGALSFIAAAVSSTCLFFGANIIGYATFGVALIFLIASVIILLLEIRVSMYALSILIDKSAPPASNEP from the coding sequence ATGGAATTATCACTACAAATACCTTTATTACTTTTTCCGGCAGTATCATTGCTTTATCTTTCATACAATGGCCGTTTTTTAGCTTTAGCTCAGCTAATACGATCACTGCACAAAGAATATGAAACCGACGGTCGTGCTAGCACTCGTGAACAAATAGCATCGCTGCGTCAACGCTTACGTTTTATCGTATATATGCAAATATTTGGTGCTTTAAGCTTTATTGCTGCTGCGGTAAGCTCTACCTGCTTGTTTTTTGGCGCCAACATAATTGGTTATGCTACCTTTGGAGTAGCGTTGATTTTTCTTATTGCTTCGGTGATTATCTTACTGCTCGAAATTCGTGTTTCGATGTATGCGCTTTCGATTTTAATCGATAAATCTGCGCCCCCTGCCAGTAATGAGCCATAA
- a CDS encoding DUF374 domain-containing protein — protein MKLLRHLAAWMMGFLLLIWRLTCRYRIINDPRPQLWAAGKPYAYALLHAHQIAGVFISDEKLLAAMVSRSADGDLLVPSLRLRHMIPVRGSSRKKGIDKGGRQALIQIQEINRQGIPILLAVDGPRGPRNIVKRGIADLAIACNSVILPTIVIPNRRIILKRTWDRMQLPQPFSTITMTFGEPIVALANEDPLLLCQRISASLKELEAKYDQQEWARFN, from the coding sequence GTGAAATTGCTGCGTCACTTAGCTGCTTGGATGATGGGTTTTTTATTACTCATTTGGCGGCTTACTTGTCGTTATCGTATTATCAATGACCCACGCCCGCAATTATGGGCGGCGGGTAAACCTTATGCCTATGCCTTATTACATGCCCATCAAATCGCCGGTGTTTTTATTAGTGACGAAAAATTATTAGCAGCCATGGTATCACGCTCGGCCGATGGTGATTTATTAGTGCCAAGTTTGCGCCTGCGCCATATGATACCGGTGCGTGGTTCATCGCGCAAAAAAGGAATTGATAAAGGCGGACGCCAAGCTTTAATACAGATACAAGAAATAAATCGTCAAGGCATACCAATATTGCTTGCAGTTGATGGCCCGCGCGGCCCACGCAATATAGTTAAGCGCGGTATTGCCGATCTTGCTATTGCTTGCAATTCGGTTATCTTACCCACCATTGTAATACCCAATCGGCGTATTATATTAAAACGAACCTGGGACCGCATGCAATTGCCGCAACCTTTTAGTACGATCACCATGACTTTCGGCGAACCTATTGTGGCTTTAGCTAATGAAGACCCGCTATTATTATGCCAACGGATAAGCGCTAGCCTTAAAGAACTTGAGGCTAAGTATGACCAGCAAGAGTGGGCACGATTTAATTAA
- a CDS encoding ABC transporter ATP-binding protein: MLVLGAATAAYAFLAGPALKFIFSGSIVDIIHHADGSLRSMWNWLPPSLLSELEKFAEQSALYMVPILIVIVAFIKGMAQTGQFYLMGKASQRVLLHLRSDAFDSMLKQSPSFFAKRAHGDLLSRLTNDANLVEQAIFYGITPAVREPLSVIFLLVYCFVTNPRLALFTFVIVPLAVLPLVRFSKWLKRVSHRGQTAQGDINAVCYEALAGVRVVQAFGTEKIENQRLEKSASRYFKQMLTSYFIRAVRTPTMEFLGAIALGSLLGLLGYRVRVLGDDPAQYISFFVAVVMMYDPLKKLGQVADYIATGGAAIERIYEIIDSPTDINDCATAYELPPFNNAIVFAGVNFSYNENPVLEYIDLTINRGQVVALVGRSGSGKTTLANLLPRFYDIKGGSLTIDGHALNKVTLASLRKQISVVSQDTFLFNTSIAANIAYGRPDASFDDIKQAAMAAHAVEFIEKLSQGYETVIGERGVTLSGGQRQRLAIARAFLRNAPLLILDEATSSLDVESEHHVQAALDELMTERTCLVIAHRLSTVRRADHIAVLKDGHIIERGRHQQLIELGGEYARLYDMQFQDEKPLATPTNAS, translated from the coding sequence ATGTTAGTTCTGGGCGCGGCTACTGCGGCGTATGCGTTTCTTGCTGGCCCAGCACTTAAATTTATTTTCTCAGGCAGCATTGTCGACATCATTCATCATGCTGATGGCAGTTTGCGCTCTATGTGGAATTGGCTGCCACCATCATTACTTAGTGAACTTGAAAAATTTGCTGAACAATCGGCTCTTTATATGGTGCCCATATTAATAGTTATTGTGGCATTTATTAAAGGCATGGCCCAAACTGGGCAATTCTATTTAATGGGCAAAGCCAGTCAACGCGTGCTGTTGCACTTACGTAGTGACGCTTTTGACTCTATGCTCAAACAATCGCCATCTTTTTTTGCTAAGCGCGCGCATGGTGATTTATTAAGTCGTCTTACTAACGATGCCAATCTGGTCGAACAAGCCATCTTTTATGGTATCACCCCAGCAGTGCGTGAGCCCTTATCAGTAATTTTTTTGCTGGTGTATTGCTTTGTTACTAACCCGCGCTTAGCTTTATTTACTTTTGTCATTGTACCACTGGCGGTACTACCTTTGGTACGTTTTTCAAAGTGGCTTAAACGCGTGTCGCATCGTGGTCAAACCGCCCAAGGTGATATAAATGCTGTGTGCTATGAAGCATTGGCTGGCGTGCGGGTAGTGCAAGCCTTTGGTACTGAAAAAATTGAAAATCAGCGCCTTGAAAAATCTGCTAGTCGGTACTTCAAACAAATGCTCACCAGCTACTTCATTCGCGCGGTGCGCACTCCTACCATGGAGTTTTTAGGTGCCATTGCGCTGGGCAGTTTATTAGGATTGCTGGGTTATCGAGTACGGGTATTAGGTGATGATCCTGCGCAGTATATTAGTTTTTTTGTTGCGGTAGTAATGATGTATGACCCGCTTAAAAAACTTGGTCAAGTTGCAGACTATATAGCTACTGGTGGTGCTGCAATTGAACGTATTTACGAAATTATAGATAGCCCTACCGACATTAATGACTGCGCTACCGCATATGAATTACCGCCATTTAATAATGCGATTGTTTTTGCAGGGGTAAATTTTTCTTATAATGAAAATCCTGTGCTTGAATATATTGATTTAACTATTAACCGTGGTCAAGTAGTGGCGCTGGTTGGCCGCTCTGGTTCAGGCAAAACTACGCTGGCTAATTTGTTACCTCGTTTTTATGATATTAAAGGTGGTTCACTTACTATTGATGGTCATGCTCTCAATAAAGTTACTCTGGCTTCACTGCGCAAACAAATTAGTGTGGTTAGCCAAGATACTTTTCTATTCAATACCTCAATTGCTGCCAATATTGCCTATGGACGCCCAGATGCCAGCTTTGATGATATCAAACAAGCTGCTATGGCTGCCCATGCCGTAGAATTTATTGAAAAGCTAAGTCAAGGATACGAGACGGTTATTGGTGAACGCGGGGTCACGCTCTCTGGTGGACAACGACAGCGTTTGGCAATTGCTCGCGCCTTTTTACGCAATGCCCCGCTACTGATTTTAGATGAAGCTACTAGCAGTCTTGATGTTGAAAGCGAACATCACGTACAAGCCGCTTTAGATGAGCTAATGACTGAGCGCACTTGTTTAGTAATTGCCCATCGTCTTTCAACCGTAAGACGCGCAGATCATATTGCCGTGCTTAAAGATGGCCACATAATCGAACGCGGGCGCCATCAACAGCTTATCGAACTCGGTGGTGAATATGCGCGACTTTATGACATGCAATTTCAAGATGAAAAACCATTGGCCACTCCCACAAATGCAAGTTAA
- a CDS encoding polyprenol monophosphomannose synthase, whose product MPDNIAPINNALRTVVLVPTYNERDNIENIVPAILNAASVDVCVIDDNSPDGTGELADKLAANNPQVQVLHRPGKQGLGRAYLDGFRWALAQGYERIIEMDADFSHPPRFLPDLLRLSMDHDLVLGSRWIKGGGTENWPLSRRLLSRWGSFYSRTWLGVNIHDITGGFKCFHHQVLRAIDLNDIHTSGYAFQVEMTYRALKLGFSVVETPIIFVERTEGASKMSRHIAFEAMIAVPKLRFKVR is encoded by the coding sequence ATGCCTGATAATATAGCGCCAATTAATAATGCGCTACGTACCGTGGTTTTAGTACCAACGTATAATGAACGGGATAATATTGAAAATATTGTACCAGCTATTCTTAATGCTGCTAGTGTTGATGTTTGTGTAATTGATGATAACTCTCCGGATGGCACTGGCGAGCTAGCTGACAAACTAGCCGCAAATAATCCACAGGTGCAGGTTTTACATCGACCAGGCAAGCAAGGTTTAGGGCGCGCATATCTTGATGGGTTTCGTTGGGCTTTGGCGCAGGGGTACGAACGCATCATTGAAATGGATGCCGACTTTTCCCATCCGCCACGTTTCTTACCCGACTTATTGCGCTTGTCGATGGACCACGATTTAGTACTAGGTTCACGCTGGATAAAAGGTGGCGGTACCGAAAATTGGCCGCTTTCACGCCGTCTGCTATCGCGCTGGGGTTCTTTTTATTCGCGTACTTGGTTGGGTGTTAATATCCATGACATTACTGGTGGCTTTAAATGCTTTCATCACCAAGTATTACGCGCCATTGATCTTAACGACATTCATACTAGTGGTTATGCCTTTCAAGTAGAAATGACCTATCGTGCGTTAAAGTTAGGATTTAGCGTTGTTGAAACTCCAATAATATTTGTCGAACGCACTGAAGGGGCATCAAAAATGTCACGCCATATTGCTTTCGAAGCGATGATTGCAGTACCCAAACTTCGTTTTAAGGTGCGCTAA
- the lpxB gene encoding lipid-A-disaccharide synthase translates to MPLPLAYACDSTAALVHTNESKSVLIIAGEASADLHGALVLRALHKIQPQINVFGIGGNLMCEAGLNAIAKAEDISVGGFTEVIFAIPRIFGILRRITNAAAINKPNVAVLIDLPDFNLRLASRLKRLRIPIIYYISPQLWAWRPKRVAQIRKLVDRMLVILPFEEEFYRQHNVVAEFVGHPLVEELPLPSDHQTSRKTLDMDANSEQVIALLPGSRKQEVTRHLPIMLEGLNLLQQQQPDLQALIPIASTIPRSLVEAILIRSGAKAKLLDGQASTAISAADVAVVCSGTATLQTALLLRPMVVVYRVSWLTYHILKRLIRVAHIALVNLIAGKPLVTELIQHTFTPHSMAAELQHLLTDANARRQQENELAAIRAKLGEHGAAQRVAEVIGEYLNSNQISIINVKNGESHA, encoded by the coding sequence ATGCCTTTGCCACTAGCTTATGCATGTGATAGTACCGCTGCCCTTGTGCATACTAATGAATCAAAATCTGTACTAATAATCGCTGGCGAGGCTTCTGCCGATCTGCATGGCGCCCTGGTCTTGCGTGCATTGCATAAAATTCAACCACAAATAAATGTTTTTGGTATTGGTGGCAATTTAATGTGCGAAGCAGGGCTTAATGCCATTGCCAAGGCTGAAGATATTTCTGTTGGCGGGTTTACTGAAGTAATTTTTGCAATACCACGCATTTTCGGTATTTTACGACGAATAACCAATGCAGCGGCTATTAATAAACCAAATGTTGCAGTATTAATTGATCTGCCTGATTTTAATTTAAGGTTAGCTTCACGTCTTAAACGTCTTAGAATTCCAATTATTTACTATATCAGTCCACAATTATGGGCCTGGCGGCCTAAACGTGTAGCACAAATACGTAAATTAGTTGATCGTATGCTGGTAATTTTACCCTTTGAAGAAGAGTTTTATCGTCAGCATAATGTTGTCGCTGAATTTGTTGGACACCCTTTAGTTGAAGAATTGCCTTTACCAAGTGACCATCAAACTTCACGTAAAACTTTAGATATGGATGCTAACAGCGAGCAGGTAATTGCGCTTCTACCTGGTAGCCGCAAACAAGAAGTTACACGCCATTTGCCAATAATGCTTGAAGGATTAAATTTATTACAGCAACAACAACCAGATTTACAGGCGCTTATTCCAATTGCCAGCACCATACCGCGATCGCTTGTCGAAGCAATCCTTATACGCAGTGGCGCCAAGGCTAAATTACTCGATGGCCAAGCAAGCACCGCGATTAGTGCTGCCGATGTAGCGGTGGTTTGCTCAGGAACAGCAACGCTGCAAACCGCTTTATTATTGCGACCAATGGTTGTGGTTTATCGTGTTTCTTGGCTTACTTATCATATTCTCAAACGCCTGATTCGTGTGGCGCATATCGCATTGGTTAATTTAATTGCAGGCAAACCTTTAGTTACTGAATTAATTCAGCATACGTTTACGCCTCATTCAATGGCAGCAGAGCTACAACACTTGCTAACTGATGCCAATGCGCGACGGCAACAAGAAAACGAATTAGCAGCGATTCGCGCTAAGCTCGGTGAACATGGTGCAGCTCAACGTGTTGCTGAAGTTATTGGCGAATATTTAAACAGTAATCAAATAAGTATAATAAATGTAAAAAATGGAGAATCGCATGCCTGA
- a CDS encoding pentapeptide repeat-containing protein, with amino-acid sequence MDPNLLAHLTDALARGHLSISELIGMEMRELDAVYLMAVARLEVDQDSSAMQLFAGLAALFPFCAKYWRGYGIALHRLRLWAQAHHAYDAALQLEPNHALTCLYRAEVLAHLGEYDKALHDIKLAIKSNERSISKRARDLERILKVSSKSSPFFAIDEYDNTIDAENEVTKTNATIFTLRDNRTLPLVDGPLAEAERTHTSVNIMSHNLNEITYADITHADITHADITHADITHANITHADITHANITQTNVASLEITNSDITQTNMVTNNTTPTNITNTDIVQTNIADTVHSCSKNYNSLNTEIRENTKACLQSPDRVQEFPLRYEGFAHSSRNRRRVCDTSRISRASTNTAVEKGISGDGRILKTRPDTDDDNSPREITHTAITRRAIGLEIEEDDGDLA; translated from the coding sequence ATGGATCCTAATTTACTAGCCCATCTTACTGACGCCTTGGCAAGAGGGCATTTATCTATTTCTGAACTTATCGGTATGGAAATGCGTGAACTCGATGCAGTTTATTTAATGGCTGTAGCGCGTTTAGAAGTAGACCAAGACTCTAGTGCAATGCAACTATTTGCTGGACTGGCGGCTCTTTTCCCTTTTTGTGCAAAATATTGGCGTGGTTATGGTATTGCTTTACATCGTTTGCGCTTATGGGCTCAAGCGCATCATGCATATGATGCCGCCTTACAGCTTGAACCAAATCACGCTTTAACTTGTTTATACCGCGCAGAAGTACTAGCTCATTTAGGAGAATATGACAAAGCGCTGCATGACATCAAACTTGCAATAAAGAGCAATGAACGCAGCATAAGTAAGCGAGCACGTGATCTTGAACGTATACTTAAAGTATCTTCAAAATCGTCTCCATTTTTTGCAATTGATGAATACGACAATACTATTGATGCTGAAAATGAAGTCACCAAAACAAATGCTACCATTTTTACGTTGCGCGACAATCGCACCCTACCGCTTGTTGATGGACCTTTGGCAGAAGCAGAACGCACACATACTTCAGTAAACATCATGTCGCATAATCTCAATGAAATAACTTACGCTGACATTACTCATGCCGATATTACTCATGCCGATATTACACATGCTGATATTACACATGCTAATATAACCCATGCCGATATTACGCACGCAAATATAACGCAAACAAACGTAGCATCACTTGAAATCACCAACTCTGATATAACTCAAACCAATATGGTTACCAATAATACTACGCCAACAAATATAACTAATACTGACATTGTTCAAACTAACATCGCAGATACTGTTCATAGCTGTAGCAAAAATTATAACTCTTTAAACACTGAGATCCGTGAAAACACTAAAGCGTGTCTTCAAAGTCCGGACCGAGTCCAGGAATTTCCTTTGCGTTACGAGGGGTTCGCGCACAGTTCGCGAAACCGCAGGCGTGTTTGTGACACGTCGAGGATTTCGCGAGCGAGCACGAACACCGCAGTAGAAAAGGGGATTTCTGGCGACGGGAGGATTTTGAAGACACGCCCTGATACAGATGACGATAATTCTCCTCGTGAAATCACCCATACCGCTATTACACGACGAGCTATAGGTTTAGAAATTGAAGAAGACGATGGAGACCTTGCATGA